The DNA sequence TCTTTAAAACAAGATCATGAAACTCCTTGTCCTTCCCAAATAGGAGACTTAGATTGTTCATTACATCCATAACTGTATGGGCTTCCTTTTTGTTCAAAAAAAGATTGTCCACATGATAATTTTCCATAAGGTAATACCCTCCACCTTTTCCACCGATGGAGGCGATGGGAATCCCTGCTTCACCCAATTTATCAATATCTCTGTATATCGTTCGCAAGGATACCTCAAAATGGTCAGCGAGTTCTTTGCCTGTAACTGTACTTTTTTTTGCGATGATGAGTAGCATGGAAAGCAATCGATCTACACGCATGTTTTATGTCGTTGGCTTGCAACGTTTCCTCCTTGATTTCTACATTGGTACTTCTAGTCATTGATGTAATATAGAATAGCTCATTGGCGGTCACTGCGCTGACGATGATGAAAAAAAGCGGAACGGCACTGAGCTTGCTCGTTGCGCGTTTCCGCTTTTCTCACTGTTTACAGCCACGTAGTTTTACCCTCCGCAGCTGCACGATCCGTAGATGGGACATCCGCCTCCGGATAGCCGATAAACAAGGTGCCGACGACTTTCTTATTTTCTGGCGCCCCGAGGAACTTCATCAATCTCTCGTCCCGTACCAAGCCCACACCTCTCGTGCGCCAAACCATTCCGAGACCTAGCTCTTTTGCAGCGAGCCACATCGAATGAATCGCGCAACATACTGCATATTCGTTATCTTCCGACGACGCTTCATCGCCCGGGATGATGTCTGCTGTCGCGACGATGACCAGCGGTGTTTTTTCCAAGACTGCCAGTGATTCCTTTATCAGATTGGGCTTGGTCGGAAAACGCTCGAGCAAAAACTCTTGGGCGATCCCTTCGAACCTTTCCTTGGCCTCGCCTTTAATCACGTAAAAGTGCCAAGGCTGACGCAGTCGGTCATTCGGCGCGAGGACCGCGTAATCTAGCAAAGCCTGAATCTTTTCTGTCTCCACCTCTTTGGGGAGGTAATTTCTCACGGCTCTTCTTTCTTTCAATAATTGACGTACTGACATGATGTAGCTCCTCCTCTGATTCAAAACAGGGCAAATTTTACACCCATTATATACAAGCTACCCTTACAAGCATAGAATCTCTTCCAAATCTTAGTTGGAATGAATCGCGATCTGGGCTTTGTGCTCATCCTCTTTTGTAACATAACATAGATATCGTACTGAGCAGGCATTTGTGTCTCGAAAATAAAAATTGGAACAGACTCATTGGTAATTTCTCCTATTCCATTTACTACGGTATACGGAAGAACGACAAGCTTGTTTCAATCTGAATAAATGCACGCACACAAAATCACTCCAATTGTACTATAGACCCATAGAACAGTGTATTCTTCCTGAACAACAAACGTCTTTTTACACTTATAAGAAAACGTGGCGCTCCTCCCTGCATGGAACAAGGAGCGGCTCGTTTTTCTCCATATTTCAATTTAATACCATAGGAGTATTTTATTGGTGACTTTTATAATTTACAATATAAATTGGTTTTTATATCCAAACAATGGGAGTGAGTGTTCAAGTGAGAAGAAAATGGATGGTTGGAATGTTCTGTATGTGTATGGCGGCGCTTCTGATTCTCCCTCTGTATTCGGCAGCAAACCCGTTGCAGGCTTTTGCAACCGAGGCACAACCACCGGAAAAGGCAAACAATGCTTTGCAGAGTCAGTTCCACCTGGGTCATGTAGTCAAAATTTATGTCCCCTCCACGATGAACGGAAGCACACCAGTTACGGATGAAGTTCATGCCCAATTTGTCGACCAGGCACTGACGAAATTCTCCGATCTTTTTGGCGGAGGGACCGCGATTGCCGGAACCGGCGCTTGGGTGGACGAAGACAAGAAGCTGATTAAGGAAAAGGTAACAATCGTCTACAGCTTTGCCGAGAAGCTCGACAATCAGTCGCTGAATGAAGTCGTGGCCTACGCCAAACAATTGAAGAAAGACATGACGCAATCCTCTGTCTCCCTCGAAGTGGACGGCAAAATGTATTTCATAGAATAATAGGCGAGTTTATTGAGGAGGAAAAGGATGGTGCTGGAACCGCAAAAAAGTGCAAAACTTGATGCTGGTGAATTTTTCAGAAAAGCGGCTCAAATAACAAGGCAAAAACCTCTTATCGCCGTATTGGCTATATTGGCGGTGGTGGTCCTTGTCATCGCTTTGTTTGCGTCATCAAACGGTTCGAATTCAAAAGAGGTGCTGCGAAAGTTCCAAAATGCAGTCGCTGCAGAAGATGTGGATGCATTAAAACAGCTCGTGTCTGTTGATGATCGGCAAATGGAAGTAAAAACTGAGTACTTAGGGCAATTCATAAAGTATGCGAAAGAACATCCAAAGTATTTGAACCAAACCTTGGAATTCATGGTTGCCCAACAAGCTCTTCACGAGAATGCGGAAAATATCAATACGGGGTTACTGGATAAACACTCTCCCGCTGAAGTGCTCGGCGCAGGCGAGTTTTATTTGAAGAAAGAATCCGGGCTTTTTTCCGATTCCTATGCGATTGGGGTACGTCCTCAATACTTGGAGATTACGCTGGAAAACGACAACGGAATCGTGAAAGTGAATAACAAGGAGGTCATGAAGGCAAGTAAGGATAACCATAAAGCAAAGTTAGGCCCCTTATTCCCAGGTGAGTATGATGTCAGCCTCGTGACCCATTTCGATTACGCGAATCAAGATATTACGCAAAACGAGACGGTCAGCTTGTTTGGATTTGAACCTGTTGCCGAGAAGTCTTATTTTATTACAGGCGATCAAGTACAGATTACGAGCTCACTTGACGGAGTAGAAGTCTATGTAAACGATAAACCCACTCCTTTTGTCCTGGGCGATGAAGATAGTGAGTATTTTTACCCTGCTTTTTCCAACGGCTCTCAAACCATTCAAGGAGTGGCAAAATTCCCTTGGGGAGAGTCGAGAAGCGAGGCTGTAAGCATTACCAATTTATCCGATTCGTATAGTCTGACACCACCGTTGCTTGATCAAACAAAAGAGGAAGTGCTTGCTTTTGTCCGCCAGTTTTTGGAGACAAGGGCAAAATCATACGAAACGAAAGATACAAACGCATTGCAAAAAATGCATCATAGCAGCTATGGTGGCGATATCTTGCAAGAAACACAGAAAAAGCTTGGTGCTCTCCATCATTTTGCCAGCATTTCGGATTATTCGCTAAAAGCAGTTACGTTGAAGGAAGCTTCATTTGGATACAGAGAAAATCCATTGGAGCATGTCAGCGTATCCTATGACCATGAATCGAAAAGATTCGTAGTGGAAATCGACAACATGTACACTCTTTACGCATTGACCATGTCCGATGGGCGAGTAGATGATACCGCTAATCAGCAGATGCTCGACATACATGTGACGTACGAAAATGGCAAATGGGTAGTGCTGCGCATCCTGTAGCAAGGTACATAACAAGACCACTTCACGAGTAGTTGGAGCGGTCTTGTTTTCTTTTTTGAAACATTGGCGGCCATAACAGCAGCACGACAACGAATGGTTGTTCACGATGCCAACCGCCTGCATTTAGGCGACGTATCTCTCATCGAAATAGGATTAGGTTTACTGACAGCTGAATCATACTGTTCACTAAAAATAATGAATTAGACTGCGAAAATAATTATAATTAACTCATCTACGTAGGGAGTGATTTCAAATGGATTGCTGTGCACCAACTAATACGGAAGACGTAAAAACGGAGTGCCCTTCCTGCGGTGAAAATGGCAAGAAAGTTCAACTCATAACGCTCAAGTCCCAGCTTAAAGCGTCGGCATTAGAAACCATTGAACCCGAGAACTTTTACGTTTTTTGTTCTAACTCTTCTTGCCCTATCGTCTACTTCACCGGGAACCATTCGCAAACGTTTGTGGAGAATGACCTAAAGGTGCCAGTCTACCCAAAAAAACAGAGTGCTGATGTACCTGTGTGTTATTGCTTTGATTGGACGAGAGAGCGGCTCCTTCAAGCCAATGGCACCGATGATCAAAAACCTGCTGACCAAATCAAAGCACATGTTCAGGCGGGGCGATGTGGGTGTGAGGTAAACAACCCCCAAGGAGCTTGTTGCTTAGGTAATGTGAACGCTTTTGTACGGGGTCTCAAAGAGGTGTAAGTAGGAAACATTATGGTGTGATTCAACTAACAGGTTCGATAGTTCGATAAAACAGCGGCAGTCTAGGACTTTATTCTCTCAACCATGGCTGCCGCTGTTTCTATTTTTGGAATCAGTCTAATACTTATTTTACGGAGTTGGACGGTTTTGTAATCGGAAGAGCCGCTTGGGATCAACACATCCGGTCTAATACTTTATATTTCCTGAACATTAGACTAACTGCGAGCAATTACACACCCATGAAAAATAATCTCTCTGTATAGGCAGGTTAATAGAAAGAAACTGGGGATAGACTCCGCTTTGCTACCCGGGTAAGCTGGCTCGCTTTTAAGGAATTACCCTAATCAAAAAATTGATAAAGAAAAGAGGAAGATTGATGGTGTATGCACAAAGCCTGACCGGACTGAGCACATGTAACGAGCGCTCCGTGCGTCGATGGAGAGCCAGCGTCGCCTATATCGTGGCCGTTTTTGCTGTCATGGCTTTGGGCTTAGGGTCCAGAGCGTTCGCCGATATGTTGCCTGTCTTTGTAGCTGAGCATTTTGGCGATGCATTATGGGCGTGCATGATCTACTTCGGCTTTCGCACTTGTTTTGCGCATAAAAAGATTTCTTTCGCGCTGTGGTGCAGCCTCTCGTTTTGCTTTGCGATCGAGGGTAGCCAATTGTATCAGGCCGGTTGGATCAATTACCTCCGGGAGACAACCCTTGGGGCGTTGGTATTAGGAAAAGGCTTTTTGGCGGCGGACCTTATGCGGTACACTGCGGGAATTGCCGTCTCTTCCCTGCTCGACCTATCTTGGCCTTGGCGTAAGCGCTCGTGATTTTTGGCGGATGTCCGATTAATTCAATCTTTTAGCTACCGGATGAGTTACAATGCCAGCATGTGTGCAGAGATAACAAAGTTTTAGACCGATTAATAAAGTATATTAGACTGGCATTCAACTAACGGGCAGTTGAATTGAGTCTAAAACAGACTTAAGATTCATATTTGTTTACTAAGTATAAAATCTTTGATAAGATGACTGTAAAACTTTTTTTACCAAAATAGGCTCTATCAGAGTGAGAGGTGATGATTGATTTGGATATCGATTTCTATAGGAAATGGGCTTACCAAAAAATGATCGAATCGTCACAAAGCAATATGTGGGAAGGACATTTGGCGTGTGCGGTTATAGCCTTGACTCAACTCTTGGAAGAAAAACTTGTACCTGCCTTGTTGGAAGATTTGATTCGTAAAAATCTTGTCAAAATTGTGGATGAACATGCAAACGAACAGCAGTATCGGGTAAACAAAGAATACGAAGGCTTTACTGCTCAAATGATGAGGCTGCTTGTCCAAGATAACCATTCATGCCATGCTCTTGGTCATGACGTGATTTACACTTTCTTTTTGCTGAGTACGCTCTCTCGTTCCGATATTCCGGCAACTGCCGAATTGTTTGATGCCATAGGAAAAATTGTTAGAAGTTTCGCAGAATCAGGTCCTGGTTTTGTTACTGTGAATGGGGAGAATATCGTCATTGATCCTGACGGCATACCAAATACAGGTTTAAGATTACAACTGACTCCGGAGACTGTGCTTGACTTACTCCATAACTTTCAGAGACCGCTGCAAATGGAGAAAGGCGATATGCAGTTGGGACATATCCTAACGCATGGTCACGCTATTGTAGAAATGAAACAAGCTTATCGCAATTATGTACACGATAACCTCGATCCGGCCTTTTACGCAAGAATCAACATTTTGACTTATGCAAATACACTCGAGGAAAATCGGGTTGAATCCGATTCGGCGGTTACGGAATCCGAGTTGAATCCATTGGAACCTTCCTTCTGGGAACAGGCATTAGCTGAAAGCAGGCATGGCCATTATTATAAATATGCGTACAGTTATCTGAGACTTTGCCGAATGTCGGGCCGCAGTCCATCCGATTTTCGATCGTTTCAACGCATTCTGTGAACGGATTATGTTTAAACCGAATGTACGACAGTTCATTAAGCTAACGGGTTCAATAGTTTAAGATCATGTACGGTGAACCGTATCACAAGTAACGGTAAAGTTGTTTAACTAAGGAGGTCAACCAGTAAAAACTGGGTAACCTCATAATACGAAAGGGCAGTAGTACGAAGGTTCGCCACAGAGAACCTATTTAAAAATACGATCAATTTCGTTGATTTCTTCTTCTGTCAGGTGGACGTCTAATGTTTTTAAATTATCCAGCACTTGCTCTGCTCTTTGTGCTCCGGGAATGACAACATCAATTGAATCATGTGTTAAATACCAAGCAAGGACTATATGAGCAACTTCGGCATTTTTTTTATTTGCAATTTTACGGAGCTGCTCTACCTTTTCTAGATTTTTTATAAATTTATCGCCCTGGAAGTGAGGCATATCTTTGCGTAGATCATTGAATGTCATATCCTTATTGTATTTACCGGCAAGCAAGCCTGATGCTAGTGGAAAGTATGGAATAAACGAGATATTATTCTCTGTCGTATATGGAAAGAATTCTTGTTCCGCTTCTCGCTGCAGCAAATTGTAGTTTCCCTGTAATACATCGACATAACCATCCTTATTTGCTTCTTTCAATTGTTCAAGTGAGAAGTTAGAAACGCCAATTGCTCTAATTTTACCTTCGTCCTTTAGCTGTTTTAAGACTCCAACCGCCTCATCTTTTGGTGTATCCTGATCTGGAGCATGAATATAAAATAAATCTATGTAATCTGTTTGTAGCCTTTTCAAACTATCTTCAACGGCTTGTTTTAAATAAGCAGGCGAATTATCCATGGTAACATCATTGCCGACAAGTATAAGGCCACCTTTTGTTGCAAGGATGAGTTCATGACGCTTTCCTGCTTCTTTGATCACTTCACCTATTAGCTCCTCTGAACGTCCTGTTCCATAAAAAAACGCTGTATCTAAAAAATTCACTCCATGGTTGATCGCAGCCCGCACCAAATCTTTTCCTACTTCTTCATTTAAATTAGGATAAATATTGTGGCCACCTACAGCGCTTGTTCCAAGTCCGATTGGATCGACAACTAAATCTGTTTTACCAATTCGTGTTTGTTTCGTCATTCTCTTCAACTCCCTCTCATTTTTAAGCTTAGCGTACGTTTTCCGCGTTTATCTTAACTGGCTTAATCCATGCTATTCATAGTAAACAAAGTAACGAATTTCGCAGATAATGTTACTTTATTTACGTGCTATCTTAACTCTGTAAACAACGTATTCAACGAAGTTCGCAAGTTCTCCAACTTTCCACTCCCGTTTCATGATCATCCCCTTTTTTTCGCGCGAGGTTTTTACCGGTATCTACATCATAATTCATTACGTTACGTAAGTTTCAAGTGCAAAATGGATTTTTTTGAATATTTGCATGAAAATGGTGTTTTTCTTTAGGGACCTGGAGCCTAATGGCCCTTTGCCCTGGTACATGGGAAAATTATGTTGCCTTTAGCAACACTAGTGTCCTTAAATGCCTTCATCTGAGAAATGAATCCAACTATTGATTTTCATGTATTTGCATATGTGGATGTTTCACTAAAAAACCTCTTTGGTATTCTATTGTTACGATCAAAATCAACTTAGAGTAAACTAACGGGATGCAATAGCTCAATAAACAAAGACAACCGATCAGGAGATTGGCTGCCTTTTCTCAACTAACGGGCAGATTTGCTTAATAATACCCGGATACTGCAAATGAAATGGGAGCAGATCGCCTAAGTGCATCTGCTCCACATTTTTAGTACTAACTATCATACTATCGACCATTTAAGTCTCAATTCTTTTTTGCGTAGTACGGTTAGATATCAAGTTTCCTTGTACCAAGCCATTTCACCATTTCAGGATCACGATGTGAAAAGAACAGGCTTTGTTTCGTATCTAAAGTAGTAATCGACTCCATATCCTCTTGGCTTAATTCAAAGTCAAAGATATTGAAGTTCTCGATAATTCTTTCTTTACGTACAGACTTTGGAATCACAACGACTTCTCTGTGTGTCAACCAACGTAAAACGACCTGAGCAACGGATTTATTATACTTTTCACCTATGGATACCAATACCTCGTTTTGGAACAGGTTATTTTTCCCCTCCGCAAAAGGCGCCCAGGATTCGATCTGAACACTATTCTCTTTCATGAATTTTGCATTTTCGATTTGTTGGTTAAAAGGGTGCGTTTCAACCTGGTTTACGGCAGGAGCAACTTCGTTATGGATAATTAAATCGATCAGACGATCCTCATGGAAGTTACTAACGCCAATTGCACGGACCTTCCCTTCACGATACAATTCCTCCATAGCACGCCAAGAGCCAAACACGTCTCCATAAGGCTGATGAATTAGGTACAAATCCAAATAATCCAATTGCAATCTTTGCAGTGATTTTTCAAATGCCATCTTTGTCTTCTCGTAACCTGTATCTTGAACCCAGAGTTTTGTAGTAATAAATAGTTCCTCTCTTGGGACGCCACTCCGTTTGATCGCTCTGCCAACTGCTTCTTCATTCAAGTAAGAGGCAGCTGTATCAATCAGTCGATAGCCCGCCATAATAGCGTCATAAACATTCTGTTCACACTCATTTTGATCTGTCATCTGAAAAACACCAAAACCGAGTATAGGCATCTCAACACCATTGTTCAAAATTACTTTTTGCATTTAAAAGCCCCCTGTTTTTTTACTTTTTATAAGTGAATTTGATTATCCTTGATCGATAGTAGACTTGCTCCGTGGTCGCTCGTTTCGAGAACTTACGGGTAAGCCCGAAGGAAACGGACGCCATGACGACCGCAGCAGCTCCAATCCAGAAAATCGAGAATATCGACGATCCTCCCACCGCAACTCCTCCGATACCAGCGCCAACTGCAAATCCAAGCTGGACGAAAGTACTGTTTAAGCTGAGCATGATACCGGATGCCTCAGGAGCGAGTGAAAGAAGGTTGAAATTCTGCGTTGGCCCGAACGTCCAAGTTGCTATTGTCCAAAGGACGAGTAAAGGAATGGCTACTAAGTTTGACCCGAAAGCTATACTTAGCAACCCAAGCGGAAGTGCTTGTATGATCAAGCTGATGACGAGCGTTCGCGCGGTGCCAGTACGATCCGCAAGAAAACCACCAAGTTTAGAACCGATTAAGCTCGCTATGCCTAATACGAAAAGAATGACACTCACCACTCCTCCATTAAACGACATAACGGAGGTGAGGAATGGAGCCATATACGTATTAACCACTGAGTATCCGATAAACACGAAGAATGTCACGCAGAGCGCAGTAGAGATCTTAGGGTTTTTCAAGAGGGCAAGTTGTTTGCCAAGAGGGACGGATGCTTCTCCTCGTATGGATGGAATCGCCTTTGCGACGGCGAAAATTCCAAGCAGGGTGAATAATCCAATCCCCCAGAATATGACCTTCCAATCATACGCAGCAGCAACAACACGACCGATCGGAACACCGAGAACGAGTGAGGCGCTATATCCCATTGCCACGTTGGACATTGCTCCTGCTTGCCGTCCGACAGGTGCCAGATTCGCAGCTGTAGCATAAGCGGTAACGACAAAAACTCCTGATCCGACCCCGAGTACAATACGAGATAGTAACAAGAAGCCAAAACCCGGCAAAGCGATTGTCAATATGGTACCAAGTAAAATGATAGTAAGCGCCAGCAATAGTTGCATACGCTGTCCCATCTTTGCTGTCGCTACCATGACTACAGGGGTACCGATGGCAGTGGCAAGCGAGAATGCCGTGATAAGTTGCCCTGCCGCCAATAACGATACGCCAGCAGAAGTAGCGACATCATCTAAAATACCAGCGATCACGAATTGGGACGTACCAACCAAAAAGCTGATTAGTGTCAGCAGATAAATTTTCCAAGAATTGTTCACTGAATTGTATTTGTCCCCCTTTTACATTCTTATTATGCCCCGAATGACAAAGCGACCGTTATCCCATTCGTGCCAAATGTTTGCCTAATCCTCTCACTTCCTCTTATGTATTAGACAAATACGGTCTATAATCGAATATTAAGAATGACGGAACGGGGAGGATCAAATGTCTGAAATGATTATTAAACAGTATAACGAGATCCTAAAAATCATTGAGCGTTATGCAGAAACGGACGGAGTTCACCAAACCGCTATTCCGTCCTTATTTTTCATGCGCGATTCAAATGCGTCTGTACCAAGACACGGAATTTATAAACCTTCCTTTTGTATGGTGGTTCAAGGGGCGAAGGAGGTATGGCTTGGCCAAGAGCGGTTTAGGTATAGTCCTTCCGATTACCTTGTTGCATCCGTTCATTTGCCAGTTACAGCCCAAGTGACTGAAGCCACCCTCGATGTTCCTTATCTAGGGTTTAAACTTGAATTTACAAGTAATCAAATTCTAGAGGTTTTGGGTAATTCAGAAATCGGTATACGTCCGAGAGAGAATGCGAAACGTGGTATGTTTGTGAGTCGGATGGAGATGCCATTGTTGGATGTGGTTATCAGGTTAGCTCGTTTGCTGGACTCCCCGAAGGATATCCCAATACTTGCGCCGCTGTTTACGAAAGAAATACTGTATAGGATACTTCAAGGACAGCAGGGCGTTACGCTCGCGCAAATTGCAGTAGAAGGTAGCTCCGCTAATCAAATCAAAGACGTTATCGAACATATCACCAATAACTATGCTCGTTCATTTCGGATTGAAGAACTTGCCGAAATAGCGAATATGAGTGTTTCTTCGTTTCATCGG is a window from the Brevibacillus choshinensis genome containing:
- a CDS encoding nitroreductase family protein; this encodes MSVRQLLKERRAVRNYLPKEVETEKIQALLDYAVLAPNDRLRQPWHFYVIKGEAKERFEGIAQEFLLERFPTKPNLIKESLAVLEKTPLVIVATADIIPGDEASSEDNEYAVCCAIHSMWLAAKELGLGMVWRTRGVGLVRDERLMKFLGAPENKKVVGTLFIGYPEADVPSTDRAAAEGKTTWL
- a CDS encoding DUF3574 domain-containing protein, yielding MRRKWMVGMFCMCMAALLILPLYSAANPLQAFATEAQPPEKANNALQSQFHLGHVVKIYVPSTMNGSTPVTDEVHAQFVDQALTKFSDLFGGGTAIAGTGAWVDEDKKLIKEKVTIVYSFAEKLDNQSLNEVVAYAKQLKKDMTQSSVSLEVDGKMYFIE
- a CDS encoding TcaA 3rd/4th domain-containing protein; translation: MVLEPQKSAKLDAGEFFRKAAQITRQKPLIAVLAILAVVVLVIALFASSNGSNSKEVLRKFQNAVAAEDVDALKQLVSVDDRQMEVKTEYLGQFIKYAKEHPKYLNQTLEFMVAQQALHENAENINTGLLDKHSPAEVLGAGEFYLKKESGLFSDSYAIGVRPQYLEITLENDNGIVKVNNKEVMKASKDNHKAKLGPLFPGEYDVSLVTHFDYANQDITQNETVSLFGFEPVAEKSYFITGDQVQITSSLDGVEVYVNDKPTPFVLGDEDSEYFYPAFSNGSQTIQGVAKFPWGESRSEAVSITNLSDSYSLTPPLLDQTKEEVLAFVRQFLETRAKSYETKDTNALQKMHHSSYGGDILQETQKKLGALHHFASISDYSLKAVTLKEASFGYRENPLEHVSVSYDHESKRFVVEIDNMYTLYALTMSDGRVDDTANQQMLDIHVTYENGKWVVLRIL
- a CDS encoding putative iron-sulfur cluster-binding metallochaperone, whose amino-acid sequence is MDCCAPTNTEDVKTECPSCGENGKKVQLITLKSQLKASALETIEPENFYVFCSNSSCPIVYFTGNHSQTFVENDLKVPVYPKKQSADVPVCYCFDWTRERLLQANGTDDQKPADQIKAHVQAGRCGCEVNNPQGACCLGNVNAFVRGLKEV
- a CDS encoding ribosomal maturation YjgA family protein, coding for MVYAQSLTGLSTCNERSVRRWRASVAYIVAVFAVMALGLGSRAFADMLPVFVAEHFGDALWACMIYFGFRTCFAHKKISFALWCSLSFCFAIEGSQLYQAGWINYLRETTLGALVLGKGFLAADLMRYTAGIAVSSLLDLSWPWRKRS
- a CDS encoding aldo/keto reductase, yielding MTKQTRIGKTDLVVDPIGLGTSAVGGHNIYPNLNEEVGKDLVRAAINHGVNFLDTAFFYGTGRSEELIGEVIKEAGKRHELILATKGGLILVGNDVTMDNSPAYLKQAVEDSLKRLQTDYIDLFYIHAPDQDTPKDEAVGVLKQLKDEGKIRAIGVSNFSLEQLKEANKDGYVDVLQGNYNLLQREAEQEFFPYTTENNISFIPYFPLASGLLAGKYNKDMTFNDLRKDMPHFQGDKFIKNLEKVEQLRKIANKKNAEVAHIVLAWYLTHDSIDVVIPGAQRAEQVLDNLKTLDVHLTEEEINEIDRIFK
- a CDS encoding aldo/keto reductase, with translation MQKVILNNGVEMPILGFGVFQMTDQNECEQNVYDAIMAGYRLIDTAASYLNEEAVGRAIKRSGVPREELFITTKLWVQDTGYEKTKMAFEKSLQRLQLDYLDLYLIHQPYGDVFGSWRAMEELYREGKVRAIGVSNFHEDRLIDLIIHNEVAPAVNQVETHPFNQQIENAKFMKENSVQIESWAPFAEGKNNLFQNEVLVSIGEKYNKSVAQVVLRWLTHREVVVIPKSVRKERIIENFNIFDFELSQEDMESITTLDTKQSLFFSHRDPEMVKWLGTRKLDI
- a CDS encoding MFS transporter, with amino-acid sequence MNNSWKIYLLTLISFLVGTSQFVIAGILDDVATSAGVSLLAAGQLITAFSLATAIGTPVVMVATAKMGQRMQLLLALTIILLGTILTIALPGFGFLLLSRIVLGVGSGVFVVTAYATAANLAPVGRQAGAMSNVAMGYSASLVLGVPIGRVVAAAYDWKVIFWGIGLFTLLGIFAVAKAIPSIRGEASVPLGKQLALLKNPKISTALCVTFFVFIGYSVVNTYMAPFLTSVMSFNGGVVSVILFVLGIASLIGSKLGGFLADRTGTARTLVISLIIQALPLGLLSIAFGSNLVAIPLLVLWTIATWTFGPTQNFNLLSLAPEASGIMLSLNSTFVQLGFAVGAGIGGVAVGGSSIFSIFWIGAAAVVMASVSFGLTRKFSKRATTEQVYYRSRIIKFTYKK
- a CDS encoding AraC family transcriptional regulator, with protein sequence MSEMIIKQYNEILKIIERYAETDGVHQTAIPSLFFMRDSNASVPRHGIYKPSFCMVVQGAKEVWLGQERFRYSPSDYLVASVHLPVTAQVTEATLDVPYLGFKLEFTSNQILEVLGNSEIGIRPRENAKRGMFVSRMEMPLLDVVIRLARLLDSPKDIPILAPLFTKEILYRILQGQQGVTLAQIAVEGSSANQIKDVIEHITNNYARSFRIEELAEIANMSVSSFHRHFKEVTAMSPIQFQKQLRLQEARRLLLTESADATDVAFRVGYESPSQFSREYSRMFGFPPRQDIKRLKA